One window of Medicago truncatula cultivar Jemalong A17 chromosome 2, MtrunA17r5.0-ANR, whole genome shotgun sequence genomic DNA carries:
- the LOC11417451 gene encoding plant-specific TFIIB-related protein PTF2, whose product MSTSRRCINCSKTSFTRDDETGGSFCSSCGAEQHFDQFETYTIGINGPQGTFIHIGTSGSGTIYSYKDRKLFSARNSIEQFTIKLGLSSKKIEINTMISDITDGEFGQGDWFQVLIGACCYVVMRRDERALSMNEVANAVGCDVFELGKMVIRVVDYLDLRGSDFPDFDIVHLLKRSVDSCRCFREVDRSLVDRMKKQGVFLLQCAVKLFLSTGRRPLPLVVAVLVLVAEINGVDIRLEDLAKEVHAIVSTCRTRYRELLETLVNVAQVLPWGKDITKKNIIKNAPFVIQYMEKKSMSKPVEKRKDVDQTGLDLADVVDECLTQEGQYEYGVDGLIHRKDSQYFSLQSNCDREGIVDDERLQISPECLSLMYDKFLNENRDAMSSRSANVQKRKRLELDFQEWWNEESELSRKLILKELLEKDIGVETMPPSFVNGQLKCKMRREKINAAKKRIKRITHPLHSDLGDTANLGILDSTCTERKKKRRGMAVDGIDWEDLIIETLVLHQVKDEEIEKGHYNTLLGLYVFNSGVV is encoded by the coding sequence ATGTCAACTTCTCGTCGCTGCATAAACTGCAGCAAAACCTCATTCACCCGCGACGACGAAACCGGCGGTTCATTCTGCTCCTCATGCGGCGCAGAACAGCACTTCGATCAATTCGAAACTTACACCATCGGAATCAACGGTCCACAAGGAACCTTCATCCACATCGGAACCTCCGGTTCAGGTACTATCTACTCTTACAAAGACCGTAAATTATTCTCCGCTCGTAATTCCATTGAACAATTCACCATTAAATTAGGTTTATCTTccaagaaaattgaaattaatactATGATTAGTGATATCACTGATGGCGAATTCGGTCAAGGGGATTGGTTTCAGGTTTTAATTGGAgcatgttgttatgttgttatgcgGAGAGATGAACGTGCTTTATCCATGAATGAAGTTGCGAATGCTGTTGGTTGTGATGTTTTTGAGCTTGGGAAGATGGTTATTAGGGTTGTTGATTATTTGGATTTGAGAGGGAGTGATTTTCCGGATTTTGATATTGTGCATTTGTTGAAAAGGAGTGTTGATAGTTGTCGTTGTTTTAGGGAGGTTGATAGGAGTTTGGTTGATAGAATGAAGAAACAAGGGGTGTTTTTGTTGCAATGTGCGGTGAAATTGTTTTTGAGTACGGGGCGTAGGCCGTTACCTTTGGTGGTTgcggttttggttttggttgcgGAGATTAATGGAGTTGATATTCGGTTGGAGGATTTGGCGAAGGAGGTTCATGCTATTGTTTCGACTTGTAGAACTAGGTATAGAGAGCTTCTTGAGACGCTTGTCAATGTTGCGCAAGTGTTGCCTTGGGGGAAAGATATTacgaagaaaaatataattaagaatGCGCCGTTTGTGATTCAGTATATGGAGAAGAAGTCTATGTCGAAGCCTGTTGAGAAGAGGAAGGATGTTGATCAGACTGGGTTGGATTTGGCTGATGTGGTTGATGAGTGCTTAACACAGGAGGGGCAATACGAGTATGGGGTTGATGGATTAATTCACCGAAAAGATTCTCAGTATTTTTCATTGCAAAGTAATTGTGATAGAGAAGGCATCGTGGATGATGAAAGGTTACAGATTTCACCTGAATGTTTGTCTTTGATGTAtgacaaatttttaaatgagaATCGTGATGCCATGTCTTCAAGGAGTGCAAATGTTCAGAAACGAAAAAGGTTGGAGCTTGATTTTCAGGAGTGGTGGAATGAAGAATCAGAACTGAGCAGAAAGCTTATACTGAAAGAGTTACTAGAGAAGGATATTGGGGTGGAAACCATGCCACCATCATTTGTCAATGGTCAATTGAAATGTAAAATGAGGCGAGAGAAGATCAATGCTGCAAAGAAGCGGATAAAAAGAATAACTCATCCATTACATTCTGATCTTGGTGATACTGCAAATCTTGGCATTTTAGATAGCACTTGCActgagagaaagaagaaaagaagaggaATGGCAGTTGATGGTATTGATTGGGAAGACTTAATTATTGAGACACTTGTTCTTCATCAAGTAAAGGATGAGGAAATCGAGAAGGGGCATTACAATACCTTACTAGGCCTATATGTGTTCAACTCTGGCGTTGTATAA
- the LOC11415951 gene encoding berberine bridge enzyme-like 24, whose amino-acid sequence MAFTYTKLALLSIISFISIFPQTYTSHDIESSFLQCFSPGLKNSNSTTKVIITQNSSSYAPLLQSSIRNQRFLENSVPKPNLIVFPNDLFQIQTTIICSKKQGLEIRIRSGGHDYEGLSYVSNVPFLIIDLTNLRSITIDIKEENAWVQAGATLGELYYAIANKSNVHGFPAGSCPTVGVGGHFSGGGFGTLFRKYGLAADNVIDAQMVDVNGKILNRKLMGEDLFWAIRGGGGSSFGVITAWKVKLVQVPSIVTVFNIPKSLGENATTLFMKWQIIANKLPSELFLHSVIGLAANSSSDGGKTVLASFTGLYLGKSDNLLPSMQNNFEELGLQHDNCTEMSWIQSVLYFAGYSIHGSLEVLLQRNTTLSSFKAKSDYVTDPIPMSGLEGLWNMLLEENKPTLIMTPYGGRMGEISESETPFPHRNGIIYGIQYLINWDSNEETPKHMDWMRRLYAYMTPYVSKCPRVAYLNYRDLDIGVNSGNASYEEAKSWGMKYFKSNFERLTLVKEEVDPNNFFRHEQSIPPLSY is encoded by the coding sequence ATGGCATTTACATACACAAAATTAGCACTCCTATCAATCATAAGCTTCATCTCAATTTTCCCTCAAACATATACTTCTCATGACATTGAAAGCAGCTTCCTTCAATGTTTTTCACCaggtttaaaaaattcaaactcaacTACAAAAGTAATAATCACTCAAAACAGTTCATCTTATGCACCCCTTTTACAATCATCAATAAGAAACCAAAGATTCTTAGAAAATTCGGTTCCAAAACCTAACCTCATTGTTTTTCCAAATGACCTATTTCAAAtccaaacaacaataatttgttcaaaaaaacaaGGCCTGGAAATAAGAATTAGGAGTGGTGGACATGACTATGAAGGTCTTTCTTATGTCTCTAATgttccattcctaatcattGATCTCACAAACCTTAGGTCAATAACCATTGACatcaaagaagaaaatgcaTGGGTTCAAGCAGGTGCTACTCTTGGAGAACTCTACTATGCAATTGCAAATAAAAGTAACGTTCATGGATTTCCAGCTGGTAGTTGTCCTACTGTTGGTGTAGGAGGTCACTTCAGTGGAGGTGGATTTGGTACATTATTTAGAAAATATGGTCTTGCAGCTGATAATGTAATTGATGCTCAAATGGTAGATGTTAATGGAAAGATCCTAAATAGAAAATTGATGGGTGAGGATCTATTTTGGGCTATAAGAGGAGGTGGAGGGTCAAGCTTTGGAGTGATTACTGCATGGAAAGTCAAGCTTGTACAAGTTCCTTCAATAGTGACAGTTTTCAATATTCCAAAGAGTTTAGGTGAAAATGCTACTACCCTTTTCATGAAATGGCAAATTATAGCAAACAAGCTTCCTAGTGAACTTTTTCTGCACTCAGTTATAGGACTAGCTGCTAATTCATCTTCTGATGGTGGAAAAACTGTACTTGCTTCTTTCACAGGACTATATCTTGGGAAATCTGACAACTTGCTTCCTTCGATGCAAAACAACTTTGAAGAATTAGGTTTGCAACATGATAATTGCACTGAGATGAGTTGGATTCAATCTGTTCTTTATTTTGCAGGCTATTCCATCCATGGTTCGTTGGAAGTGTTACTTCAAAGAAACACaacactttcaagtttcaaagcTAAATCAGACTATGTAACAGATCCAATTCCTATGTCAGGTTTGGAAGGGTTGTGGAACATGTTACTTGAAGAGAACAAACCAACTTTGATTATGACACCATATGGAGGGAGAATGGGTGAGATTTCAGAATCAGAAACTCCATTTCCGCATAGAAATGGGATCATTTATGGTATCCAATATTTGATAAATTGGGATTCAAATGAAGAAACACCAAAGCATATGGATTGGATGAGAAGGTTATATGCATACATGACACCTTATGTTTCAAAGTGCCCAAGAGTAGCATATTTGAACTATAGGGACCTTGATATAGGAGTGAACAGTGGCAATGCAAGTTATGAAGAAGCAAAATCTTGGGGCATGAAATATTTCAAGTCTAATTTTGAAAGATTAACACTTGTAAAAGAAGAAGTTGATCCTAACAATTTCTTTAGGCATGAGCAGAGCATTCCACCTTTGTCTTATTGA